From Nicotiana tabacum cultivar K326 chromosome 20, ASM71507v2, whole genome shotgun sequence, one genomic window encodes:
- the LOC107804157 gene encoding purine permease 3-like: protein MEHPGLSTTMRRILLLISCLILAVGICGGPLMMRLYYVEGGSRIWLSSWLQTGGWPLTFIPLAFLYYYRRKIEGSNAKFYLMTPRIFIAAFVIGIATGLDDFLYSWGGSKLPVSTSSLLLAAQLAFTAVGAFFIVKLKLSPFSINAVVLLTVGAVLLGIRSNGDRPEGVTSKEYIIGFMMTLLAAALYGVILPCIELIYMKAKQAITATLVLEIQMIMSFAATAFCTVGMIANKDFQAMSREAKQFNLGEARYYTVIVCTAAIWECFFVGIIGVIYCSSSLMSGVMIAVLLPVTEVLAVIFFKEKFSGEKGLALFLSLWGFVSYFYGEFRQTKKEKNKSPEAEMTTTHTESV from the exons ATGGAACATCCAGGATTAAGCACCACTATGAGGAGAATCCTCCTACTGATTAGTTGCTTAATACTCGCTGTTGGCATATGTGGTGGTCCTCTAATGATGCGTCTATATTATGTCGAGGGAGGTTCAAGAATATGGCTTAGTAGTTGGTTACAAACGGGTGGATGGCCACTCACCTTTATACCTCTTGCCTTCCTATACTATTATCGTCGAAAAATCGAAGGCTCAAATGCCAAGTTTTACTTGATGACACCTCGAATTTTTATTGCAGCATTTGTCATTGGCATTGCCACTGGTCTTGATGATTTTCTATATTCGTGGGGCGGGTCAAAACTCCCCGTATCAACCTCTTCACTTCTTCTTGCTGCTCAACTTGCCTTCACGGCAGTAGGTGCTTTTTTCATAGTGAAGTTGAAGTTATCACCCTTCTCTATCAATGCAGTGGTTTTACTAACAGTTGGTGCTGTTTTATTGGGTATCCGATCTAATGGTGATCGACCAGAGGGCGTGACAAGTAAAGAAtatattattggttttatgatGACACTTTTAGCAGCAGCTTTGTATGGAGTCATTTTGCCTTGTATTGAGTTGATTTACATGAAGGCAAAACAAGCTATTACTGCTACGTTGGTGTTAGAGATTCAAATGATCATGAGTTTTGCTGCTACTGCCTTTTGCACTGTAGGAATGATCGCCAATAAAGACTTTCAG GCAATGTCAAGGGAGGCAAAACAATTTAACCTCGGAGAAGCTAGATATTATACAGTGATAGTATGCACTGCCGCTATTTGGGAGTGCTTCTTCGTGGGTATTATAGGAGTTATCTACTGCTCTTCTTCTTTGATGTCTGGGGTTATGATCGCAGTTTTGCTCCCCGTTACAGAGGTATTAGCTGTAATTTTCTTTAaggaaaagttttcaggtgaaaaggGTCTTgctcttttcctttctctttggGGTTTTGTCTCATACTTCTATGGAGAGTTCAGACaaacaaagaaggagaagaatAAAAGCCCAGAAGCTGAGATGACAACGACGCATACGGAATCCGTTTGA